One region of Termitidicoccus mucosus genomic DNA includes:
- a CDS encoding sialidase family protein, producing the protein MKHNRIIGTLLSLACAAPLLSAQAKSPVAAVLLSEFIEAAPQDPEVHASSITEVSPGVLLAAWFGGAMEADNDTQIWASRHTEAGWGKAFVVEQGLSEDGSKPEPVYNPSLYTHKDGRITVFYMVGPWKGSKRYCMKESLDGGATWSKENRVPKGLRGPCRAPTLRLSDGSLLFPTTGSGGVLCNWSDEEMTPDSWGKSALIADPEKMSAIQPTLMEKNDGAVLLFARTYAREIGVARSSDRGRTWGAIKGTGIYMANSGIDVLKLKDGRALLAYNKSDKPADPSKWGNRTPLTLAVSVDDGENWRDLFNLETDDIREGFAYPTLIQASDGLVHLTYTWGRKRIKHVVIDPEKL; encoded by the coding sequence ATGAAACATAACCGAATAATCGGAACACTTCTGTCATTGGCCTGCGCGGCGCCGTTGTTGAGCGCTCAGGCGAAAAGCCCCGTCGCCGCGGTGCTGCTTTCGGAGTTCATCGAGGCCGCGCCCCAGGACCCGGAGGTCCATGCGTCGAGCATCACCGAGGTTTCACCCGGAGTTCTTCTCGCGGCGTGGTTCGGCGGCGCAATGGAGGCTGACAATGACACGCAGATATGGGCGTCGCGGCACACGGAGGCGGGGTGGGGGAAGGCGTTTGTGGTTGAACAGGGACTTTCCGAGGACGGAAGCAAACCCGAACCCGTGTATAACCCGTCTCTCTACACGCACAAGGACGGACGGATCACCGTGTTTTACATGGTCGGCCCCTGGAAGGGCAGCAAGAGGTATTGCATGAAGGAATCGCTGGATGGTGGCGCGACTTGGAGCAAAGAAAACAGGGTGCCAAAGGGATTGCGGGGGCCATGCCGTGCGCCGACATTGCGCTTGTCGGACGGCAGCCTGCTTTTCCCCACCACAGGCAGTGGAGGCGTGCTCTGCAATTGGTCCGACGAGGAAATGACCCCGGACTCATGGGGAAAATCCGCTCTTATTGCTGATCCGGAAAAGATGAGCGCCATTCAGCCCACTTTGATGGAGAAAAATGACGGAGCAGTATTGCTGTTTGCGCGCACCTATGCGCGGGAAATCGGGGTCGCGCGCTCGTCTGATCGCGGACGGACGTGGGGGGCGATCAAAGGCACTGGCATTTATATGGCCAACTCCGGGATTGATGTGCTGAAATTGAAGGACGGACGCGCGCTTCTGGCATATAACAAATCGGACAAGCCGGCTGATCCAAGCAAATGGGGCAATCGCACGCCGCTTACCCTGGCCGTGTCAGTGGATGATGGCGAGAACTGGCGCGATTTGTTTAATCTGGAGACGGACGATATCCGCGAAGGCTTCGCCTATCCAACGCTGATTCAGGCTTCCGACGGACTGGTGCACCTCACCTACACCTGGGGGCGCAAGCGCATCAAGCATGTCGTGATTGATCCGGAAAAATTATAA
- a CDS encoding sialate O-acetylesterase, whose translation MLTAAALHADVRLAPLFQDHAVLQRGKPVPVWGLADPGEAVMVEFKGRSVSATADADGRWRVRLPAMEADAKGARLVVRGKNRLTLDDIVVGDVWLCSGQSNMEWTVENSTQAGEEIASATNPLIREFKIVRAVSEKPLFEGKGQWRPCSKKSVRKFTAVGYFFAREIYENLKVPVGLINSTWGGTRIEFWMSSEALASTKANAGIQARWINRLNSYPGAYKKWEIDNARWEQEQRLASRQGTAFTARRPLPPEGPGSRNMPSGLYNGMINPLVPYGLAGVLWWQGEHSTDRPDWYQELFPVMIKQWRAAFGQGDLPFYYVQLASYEAGNDKTRQQWAFLREAQMVGRNLPNTGMVVSLDIGKERDIHPPDKQVIGRRLACAALAKTYGKTMQWEGPRMERIGRNPRGIRIIFKNAEGLACLDEPVRGFEIAGADHVFREVPARIDGDSVLLDLPQGTVAEAVRYCWWNFTARPMHNAAGFPAEPFRTDKWPMPR comes from the coding sequence TTGCTCACGGCGGCGGCGCTTCACGCAGACGTGCGGCTGGCACCATTGTTTCAAGATCATGCCGTGTTGCAGCGCGGGAAGCCTGTGCCGGTGTGGGGGCTCGCTGATCCGGGTGAGGCTGTTATGGTGGAGTTCAAAGGCCGCTCCGTATCCGCGACTGCGGATGCCGATGGACGCTGGAGAGTGCGGCTGCCGGCAATGGAAGCGGATGCCAAAGGCGCAAGGCTGGTGGTGCGGGGAAAGAACAGGCTGACGCTGGATGATATTGTGGTTGGAGATGTCTGGTTGTGCTCCGGCCAGTCGAACATGGAGTGGACGGTTGAGAATTCCACCCAAGCCGGCGAAGAAATCGCGAGCGCGACCAACCCGTTGATCCGGGAGTTCAAAATTGTCAGGGCGGTTTCAGAAAAACCTTTGTTTGAGGGGAAGGGCCAATGGAGGCCGTGCTCAAAAAAGAGTGTGAGGAAATTCACGGCAGTCGGTTATTTCTTTGCAAGGGAGATTTATGAAAATCTCAAAGTGCCCGTCGGCCTCATCAACAGCACATGGGGCGGCACGCGGATTGAGTTTTGGATGAGCAGCGAGGCTTTGGCCTCGACAAAGGCAAATGCCGGGATTCAAGCCCGGTGGATAAACCGCCTGAATTCATATCCCGGGGCGTATAAGAAGTGGGAGATCGACAATGCCCGCTGGGAGCAGGAGCAAAGGCTGGCCTCCCGGCAGGGGACCGCTTTTACTGCGCGCCGTCCGCTTCCTCCCGAGGGGCCGGGCAGCCGCAATATGCCGTCGGGTTTATACAACGGCATGATAAATCCACTGGTCCCGTATGGACTGGCCGGTGTTCTCTGGTGGCAGGGTGAGCATAGCACGGACAGGCCGGACTGGTATCAGGAGCTTTTTCCGGTCATGATAAAACAATGGCGCGCGGCCTTCGGGCAGGGGGACTTGCCGTTTTATTATGTGCAACTTGCATCGTATGAGGCGGGCAACGACAAGACGAGGCAGCAATGGGCGTTTTTGCGCGAGGCCCAGATGGTCGGAAGAAATCTTCCCAATACCGGCATGGTGGTGTCGCTCGACATCGGAAAGGAGCGGGATATTCATCCGCCGGACAAACAGGTGATAGGCCGCCGGCTGGCCTGCGCTGCCCTCGCAAAAACCTATGGGAAAACCATGCAATGGGAGGGACCCCGGATGGAGCGCATCGGACGGAATCCAAGGGGGATCAGGATCATTTTCAAAAATGCCGAGGGGCTGGCGTGCCTCGATGAGCCTGTGCGGGGCTTTGAGATTGCGGGAGCGGATCACGTGTTTCGAGAGGTGCCGGCCAGAATTGACGGAGACAGCGTGCTACTGGATCTGCCACAGGGAACTGTGGCCGAAGCGGTCCGTTATTGCTGGTGGAATTTTACCGCCAGGCCGATGCACAACGCCGCCGGGTTTCCGGCCGAACCCTTCCGTACGGACAAATGGCCCATGCCAAGGTGA